CATTGTCCGGGCGGTGGCCCGGACGGTCTGTGACGCCTTTTGTGACAACGTCGCCGAGGGTGACATTATCCTCACCAACGATCCGTTTTCGGGTGGGACGCATATTCAGGACCTGGCGCTGCTGCGTCCGCTCTTTGTCGCCGAGCAGCTCGCCGGCTGGGCCCTGGTCCAGACTCCCCTGCCCGACCTGGGTGGCATGGCCCTGGGCGGGTATTATCCT
The sequence above is a segment of the Gemmatimonadota bacterium genome. Coding sequences within it:
- a CDS encoding hydantoinase B/oxoprolinase family protein is translated as MAPTLDPGKEAGATIGATLGRARPTLLRRLASLALIDRRHVTVALATADGRVVGIDPAARLGIVRAVARTVCDAFCDNVAEGDIILTNDPFSGGTHIQDLALLRPLFVAEQLAGWALVQTPLPDLGGMALGGYYP